A window of Novosphingobium terrae contains these coding sequences:
- a CDS encoding LysR family transcriptional regulator: MARNNLNDLLAFRAVAVERSFTRAAAQMGVSTSALSHAIRGLEERLGIRLLNRTTRKVVPTEAGERLLNTVGALFDGVEAELASLSDLRDKPSGMIRITTSAHAARTILEPALIPLLGQYPDLKVELSADAGFVDIVAERFDAGVRLGETVAQDMIAVPIGPDMRMAAAASPAYLARHAVPLVPHDLARHNCINLRFPTYGGLYAWEFEKDGRALNVRVDGQMIVNDTVLALQAAMDGLGIAYITEDQVLPLIAQGRLVRVLEDWCPPFPGYHLYYPSRRQHSSGFAVLIEALRYRA, translated from the coding sequence ATGGCACGGAACAATCTGAACGATCTTCTCGCCTTCCGCGCCGTGGCGGTGGAGCGCAGCTTTACCCGCGCGGCGGCGCAGATGGGCGTCTCCACCTCGGCGCTCAGCCATGCGATCCGGGGGCTGGAGGAGAGGCTGGGCATCCGCCTGCTCAACCGCACCACGCGCAAGGTGGTGCCCACCGAGGCGGGCGAGCGCCTGCTGAACACCGTGGGCGCCCTGTTCGATGGGGTGGAGGCCGAACTCGCCAGCCTGAGCGATCTGCGCGACAAGCCCTCCGGCATGATCCGCATCACCACCAGCGCTCATGCGGCGCGCACCATTCTGGAACCGGCGCTGATCCCGCTGCTGGGGCAATACCCCGATCTGAAGGTGGAACTGAGCGCGGACGCCGGTTTCGTGGACATCGTCGCCGAAAGGTTCGATGCCGGGGTGAGGCTGGGCGAAACCGTGGCGCAGGATATGATCGCCGTGCCCATCGGCCCGGATATGCGGATGGCCGCTGCGGCCTCGCCCGCCTATCTCGCCCGGCATGCCGTGCCTCTGGTGCCGCATGATCTGGCGCGTCACAATTGCATCAACCTGCGCTTTCCCACCTATGGCGGCCTCTATGCCTGGGAGTTCGAGAAGGACGGGCGCGCGCTCAATGTGCGGGTCGATGGGCAGATGATCGTCAATGACACGGTGCTGGCGCTTCAGGCCGCGATGGACGGGCTGGGCATCGCCTATATCACCGAGGATCAGGTGCTGCCGCTGATTGCGCAGGGCCGGCTGGTGCGCGTGCTGGAGGATTGGTGCCCACCCTTTCCGGGCTATCACCTCTATTACCCCAGCCGGCGGCAGCATTCCTCGGGCTTTGCGGTGCTGATCGAGGCGCTGCGCTACCGCGCCTGA